In a genomic window of Cydia fagiglandana chromosome 8, ilCydFagi1.1, whole genome shotgun sequence:
- the LOC134666803 gene encoding acyl-CoA Delta-9 desaturase-like — protein sequence MAPQETDANGVLFEHDVETEDAALAKTPVQQAGDATWEHRYVKHIIFYGALLYTAGLYGGYLTLVSAKWQTNIFTIFLYVTSVMGVAAGAHRLWSHRAYKAKWPLQLILMIFQTSALQYSVINWVRDHRMHHKYADTDADPHNATRGFFFSHVGWLMMDKHPEFERKSKGMDLSDVESNPILHFQRKYYAILVTIICLILPTITPVYFWNETWTNAFFVTVLFHHVCTYNAVALVNSALHTWGYRPYDKNMLATEISYLTPIILGENYHNYHHAFPWDYKTSELGGNTFMLTTAFINFFAWIGWAYDLKTIPDDVIRKRVMRTGDGSHQIWGWGDKDQTKEEVAAAVRIYPKGD from the exons ATGGCTCCTCAAGAGACGGACGCGAATGGTGTGCTGTTCGAGCATGACGTGGAGACGGAGGACGCGGCCCTGGCGAAGACGCCGGTCCAGCAAGCCGGAGACGCCACGTGGGAACACCGATACGTGAAGCATATCATCTTCTACGGCGCACTGCTGTACACAGCCGGGCTGTATGGAGGCTACCTGACCCTGGTGTCGGCGAAATGGCAAACAAATATCTTCA CCATCTTTTTGTATGTGACATCAGTTATGGGCGTAGCGGCGGGTGCCCACAGGCTCTGGAGCCACAGGGCCTACAAGGCTAAATGGCCTCTCCAACTCATCCTTATGATCTTTCAAACTAGTGCTCTCCAG TACTCGGTGATAAACTGGGTGCGCGACCACCGCATGCACCACAAGTATGCGGACACGGACGCTGACCCGCACAACGCCACGCGAGGGTTCTTCTTCTCCCACGTCGGGTGGCTGATGATGGACAAACACCCGGAGTTCGAACGCAAGAGCAAGGGGATGGACCTTAGCGACGTAGAATCTAACCCAATACTGCACTTCCAGCGAAA ATATTACGCAATCCTAGTCACGATTATTTGCCTCATCCTCCCCACTATCACCCCGGTCTACTTCTGGAACGAGACCTGGACAAACGCCTTCTTTGTGACCGTGTTGTTCCACCATGTCTGCACATACAACGCTGTGGCTTTAGTTAACTCCGCCCTCCACACATGGGGGTACAGGCCCTACGACAAAAACATGTTGGCTACAGAAATTAGTTATCTCACTCCGATAATATTGGGAGAAAACTACCATAACTACCATCACGCCTTTCCTTGGGATTATAAGACGTCGGAACTTGGAGGAAACACGTTTATGTTGACTACGGCGTTTATAAATTTCTTTGCGTGGATCGGTTGGGCTTATGATCTGAAGACCATCCCTGATGACGTCATTCGGAAACGTGTTATGCGTACTGGAGATGGATCGCACCAAATTTGGGGATGGGGTGACAAGGACCAGACTAAAGAAGAGGTGGCAGCAGCTGTAAGAATATACCCTAAAGGTGATTAA
- the LOC134667068 gene encoding juvenile hormone acid O-methyltransferase-like, whose product MEMDLPQLYRQVAFLPKRDANIVLKEFCINNKWRENAYIADFGSGDGSTTTNILQKYLPISYKKIIGCDKSARMVEFANENYGTDKIEFIMWDITEELPQPLRGAFDHAFSSYTLQRIQEQTFGKDYQSIR is encoded by the coding sequence atGGAGATGGATTTACCTCAATTATACAGGCAAGTGGCTTTCCTGCCCAAACGGGACgcaaatatagttttaaaagAATTCTGTATTAATAACAAATGGCGAGAAAACGCGTATATTGCTGACTTTGGAAGCGGCGATGGGAGCACAACTACAAATATATTGCAAAAATATCTGCCAATCTCTTACAAAAAGATAATTGGTTGCGACAAAAGTGCAAGAATGGTTGAATTTGCAAATGAAAACTATGGAACTGACAAGATTGAGTTTATTATGTGGGATATTACGGAAGAATTACCACAACCCTTGAGAGGAGCCTTTGATCATGCATTCTCTTCGTATACGTTACAAAGGATCCAAGAGCAAac
- the LOC134666955 gene encoding juvenile hormone acid O-methyltransferase-like: protein MRDLKMYQQLHAMPAEDVIETLDEFSFHWTNDARILDIGCGDGSVTMDIWQSHAPKNFKKIIGIDKSQLCVDFATQHYRSERVQFLRLDIEEELQKELEGSFDHVVSSYTFHWVHLQETAFSNVHKLLVKGGSCLLIFLGYFKPYENYRTLSRLEKWSADLKDVETKFVSPYHDSQDPQNEIIELMQRVGFKNIKVKLHQKTFDYASVQDFTNMMKCLNPFEGLTDKWHDFMDDYVKLDPKAGNISYQLLVVNGTK from the exons ATGCGTGACCTAAAGATGTATCAGCAGCTCCATGCAATGCCCGCTGAGGATGTTATAGAAACCCTTGATGAATTCTCGTTTCATTGGACAAACGACGCTAGAATCCTGGACATAGGATGCGGCGATGGTAGCGTTACTATGGATATTTGGCAATCGCACGCACCGAAGAACTTTAAAAAGATTATTGGCATCGACAAGAGCCAATTATGTGTCGACTTTGCAACGCAGCATTACAGGAGCGAGCGGGTTCAGTTTCTGAGGCTGGACATAGAAGAAGAGTTACAGAAGGAACTAGAAGGAAGCTTCGACCACGTAGTCTCATCTTACACATTTCACTGGGTTCATTTACAAGA GACTGCATTCTCAAATGTGCACAAGCTCCTTGTCAAAGGCGGCAGCTGCCTGTTAATTTTTCTAGGATATTTCAAGCCCTATGAAAATTATCGTACGCTTTCTCGTTTGGAAAAATGGAGCGCAGATCTAAAAGACGTCGAAACTAAGTTCGTGTCTCCATATCATGACTCACAG GATCCACAAAACGAAATAATAGAGCTCATGCAGCGTGTTggcttcaaaaatattaaagtgAAATTGCATCAGAAAACCTTTGATTATGCTAGTGTTCAAGATTTTACAA ATATGATGAAGTGCCTGAATCCCTTCGAGGGTCTGACGGATAAGTGGCACGACTTCATGGACGACTACGTGAAACTGGACCCCAAAGCGGGAAATATCAGCTATCAGTTGTTAGTTGTTAATGGTAccaaataa